From Gimesia panareensis, the proteins below share one genomic window:
- a CDS encoding DoxX family membrane protein, with product MQDLKKITGVAILFIVVLRLSIGWQLLYEGMWKIDTLSSTRPWTAAGYLNNAKGPFRDQFREMTGDPNDLNWLDADKVKAKWTAWEQRFLNHYPNLTDEQKSRLHQMIHGNKYFAAKLSALPPEVKIGGSLGNVVQYDSKRKLLIVDGEKHITPKEKQRLQSMVPVKKGPNGKLTDGTELDREFYDAVEKAYARSARLSYIEKMQASLRGNPELAGQIDIEQEGTIDGKRIGKIEQYKIALDRYEQKLAKADQDYQVDHLNKIWSEIQQMKAELVNPIRAMEDEMQSEARKLLTPEQMAAGPVPPENTQIHRVNMMTIASLTILGVLLLIGLGTRIAAIAAAGMLLSFYLVMPPWPGVPEAPGPEHSFIVNKNMIEVLALLAIAALPTGTWFGIDGLFYRFFQKRKKTANKPS from the coding sequence GTGCAAGATTTAAAGAAAATCACAGGAGTTGCCATCCTGTTCATCGTAGTCCTACGCCTTTCCATCGGCTGGCAATTGCTGTACGAAGGCATGTGGAAAATTGACACGCTCAGCTCGACCAGACCCTGGACTGCGGCAGGCTATCTGAATAATGCCAAAGGCCCCTTCCGCGACCAGTTTCGCGAAATGACAGGCGACCCCAACGATCTGAACTGGCTGGACGCGGATAAAGTCAAAGCCAAGTGGACTGCCTGGGAACAGCGTTTTCTGAACCACTATCCGAATCTGACTGACGAACAGAAATCCCGCCTGCACCAGATGATTCATGGCAACAAATACTTTGCAGCCAAACTGAGTGCATTGCCTCCCGAAGTGAAAATTGGAGGGAGCCTGGGTAATGTTGTCCAATACGACTCCAAACGGAAACTGCTGATCGTTGACGGAGAAAAACACATCACCCCCAAAGAAAAGCAGCGACTGCAGTCCATGGTTCCAGTGAAAAAAGGTCCGAATGGAAAGCTGACTGATGGAACAGAACTGGATCGAGAATTTTATGATGCCGTTGAGAAAGCCTATGCCCGCTCTGCTCGACTGAGCTACATCGAGAAAATGCAGGCTTCACTGCGGGGGAACCCGGAACTGGCAGGACAGATTGATATCGAACAGGAAGGCACAATCGACGGCAAACGAATTGGAAAGATTGAGCAGTACAAAATCGCACTGGACCGCTATGAACAGAAACTGGCCAAAGCAGACCAGGATTACCAGGTCGATCACCTCAATAAAATCTGGTCTGAAATCCAGCAGATGAAAGCCGAACTGGTTAATCCGATTCGGGCGATGGAAGACGAAATGCAGTCAGAGGCCAGAAAGCTGCTGACACCAGAACAGATGGCCGCTGGCCCGGTTCCGCCGGAAAACACCCAGATCCATCGGGTCAACATGATGACGATCGCCAGCCTGACGATTCTGGGCGTCCTGCTGCTGATCGGACTTGGTACCCGGATCGCAGCGATCGCAGCTGCCGGCATGCTGCTGTCTTTCTACCTCGTCATGCCCCCCTGGCCGGGAGTACCTGAAGCACCGGGACCGGAGCACAGCTTCATCGTCAACAAAAACATGATCGAAGTGCTTGCCCTGCTGGCGATCGCAGCGTTGCCGACAGGAACCTGGTTTGGCATTGACGGACTGTTTTACCGATTTTTCCAGAAACGCAAAAAAACAGCGAATAAACCCAGCTAA
- a CDS encoding FAD:protein FMN transferase has product MSEKKTTSNRRDFLTGRVLKQAAERVGNDLADYLNDATEDFAAPSGGSTIRLSTRAMATEFAVVMNPGPSQQVMHASDALDLIHELEHLMTVYKPNSEMSRVNAQAAEGAVSMDPRLFEILDRSREICVETAGGFDPSSGPLIALWRDCRQQGRIPTEEEITECLSHTGIDQFEFDNLAHTIRYRSPRNELNLGGIGKGYALDLAGQYLLEQDLEDWMFYGGFSSILARGTHNQLPGWPVGIKNPLFTSQRLGTILLENCSMSTSGSSVQHFRHKGKRYGHILDPRTGWPVSELLSVTVIAPDAALADALSTAFYVIGIEKALEYCDNHTEIGTILIPPPAHGRKLSPVIRGIPNEFLFLDRDQLLS; this is encoded by the coding sequence ATGTCTGAGAAAAAAACAACCAGCAATCGGCGAGATTTTCTAACCGGACGTGTCCTGAAACAGGCTGCGGAACGAGTCGGAAACGATCTCGCCGACTACCTGAATGACGCCACGGAAGATTTTGCGGCTCCATCCGGCGGTTCGACGATCCGTTTGAGCACCCGGGCGATGGCGACCGAGTTCGCGGTCGTCATGAATCCCGGCCCCAGTCAACAGGTTATGCATGCCTCAGATGCCCTGGACCTGATCCATGAGCTTGAGCATCTGATGACTGTTTACAAACCCAACAGTGAAATGTCGCGTGTCAATGCGCAGGCCGCAGAAGGCGCGGTCTCCATGGACCCCCGACTGTTCGAAATCCTGGATCGGTCACGTGAAATCTGTGTCGAGACGGCAGGCGGCTTCGATCCATCCTCCGGTCCTTTGATCGCCCTCTGGCGGGATTGTCGTCAGCAAGGAAGGATTCCCACCGAAGAAGAAATCACCGAATGCCTGTCGCACACAGGCATTGATCAGTTTGAATTTGACAATCTCGCCCATACGATCCGCTATCGATCGCCCCGCAATGAGTTGAATCTCGGGGGCATCGGCAAAGGTTATGCGCTTGATCTGGCAGGTCAGTATCTGCTCGAACAGGATCTGGAAGACTGGATGTTTTATGGAGGCTTCAGCAGCATCCTGGCCAGGGGAACACATAATCAGCTGCCCGGCTGGCCGGTGGGAATCAAGAACCCGTTGTTTACCAGCCAGCGACTGGGCACCATTCTGCTTGAGAACTGTTCAATGTCGACCAGCGGGTCTTCTGTGCAACATTTTCGTCATAAGGGTAAACGCTATGGGCATATTCTGGACCCACGAACGGGCTGGCCGGTCTCAGAATTACTGTCTGTAACGGTTATTGCCCCTGATGCAGCTCTCGCAGATGCACTTTCTACCGCTTTTTATGTAATCGGCATCGAAAAGGCTCTGGAGTATTGCGATAATCATACAGAAATCGGTACGATCTTAATTCCCCCGCCTGCTCATGGCAGAAAACTCTCACCGGTGATTCGTGGAATCCCCAATGAGTTTCTGTTCCTGGACCGCGACCAATTGTTGTCATAA
- the leuD gene encoding 3-isopropylmalate dehydratase small subunit — protein sequence MTKIESVTGTAIPLLLDDIDTDRIIPARFLRCVTFEGLGEHAFEDDRIQDPDHPFDKPEFQNASLLIGGRNFGCGSSREHAPQSLIRWGIKAIIAESYAEIFFGNCTSLGVPAVSASRETLEKLDQAVKANPEQEISVDLLAMKIRCGDQEFDCTLPDNARSALTSGTYDFLAQLLKSTDEIKERAAAVPYFTSFA from the coding sequence ATGACTAAAATTGAATCTGTCACCGGAACCGCGATCCCCCTCCTGCTGGATGACATCGACACAGACCGGATCATCCCTGCCCGTTTCCTGCGTTGCGTGACCTTCGAAGGACTGGGAGAGCACGCCTTCGAAGACGATCGGATTCAGGATCCTGATCACCCCTTCGATAAACCGGAATTCCAGAATGCCTCCCTCCTGATCGGTGGACGCAACTTCGGGTGTGGCTCATCCCGGGAACATGCCCCACAGTCCCTGATCCGCTGGGGAATCAAAGCGATTATTGCTGAATCCTATGCGGAAATCTTCTTCGGTAACTGCACTTCACTCGGCGTGCCCGCTGTGAGTGCCAGCCGCGAAACTCTCGAAAAACTGGACCAGGCAGTGAAAGCCAATCCAGAACAGGAAATTTCTGTCGATCTGCTGGCCATGAAGATTCGCTGCGGAGATCAGGAATTTGACTGCACCCTGCCCGACAATGCCCGGTCCGCTCTGACCAGCGGTACCTACGATTTTCTGGCGCAACTGCTGAAGAGTACAGACGAGATCAAAGAACGGGCGGCTGCCGTCCCTTACTTTACTTCATTTGCCTGA
- the leuC gene encoding 3-isopropylmalate dehydratase large subunit: protein MSNTQNLFNKVWDLHAVKTLESGQDQLLIGLHLIHEVTSPQAFEMLRDRGLKVLFPERTIATVDHIVPTLNQARPFEDNLAEQMMSAIEKNCNEFGITLLDVTDNRQGIVHVVGPEQGLTQPGMTIVCGDSHTSTHGAFGSIALGIGTSQVAHVLATQTMALGRPKVRQVKVNGELGPGVTAKDVTLYIIRKLGVQGGVGYAYEYAGDVFDRMTMEERMTVCNMSIEGGARCGYINPDQTTVDYLRGRPHAPQGEAFEKAAEWWLSLASGPDAEFDDVVEFDAADIEPTVTWGITPAQSVGVSESLPPVSSYPADEQTLIKEAYRYMELEENQPIKGQKIDVAFIGSCTNSRISDLREAAKVVEGRHVAEHVKALVVPGSQLVRQQAIEEGLDKIFTEAGFEWREAGCSMCLAMNPDKLVGNQLCASSSNRNFKGRQGSPTGRTLLMSPTMVAAAAVSGCVTDVRELSGAATA, encoded by the coding sequence ATGAGTAACACACAAAACCTGTTTAACAAAGTCTGGGACTTACACGCCGTCAAAACTCTGGAATCCGGTCAGGACCAGCTGTTGATCGGCTTGCACCTGATTCATGAAGTGACCAGTCCCCAAGCTTTTGAAATGTTGCGCGATCGCGGTCTCAAAGTCCTGTTCCCCGAGCGAACCATCGCCACCGTGGACCATATTGTTCCGACTCTCAACCAGGCGCGTCCCTTTGAAGATAATCTGGCAGAACAGATGATGTCTGCCATCGAAAAGAACTGCAATGAATTTGGAATCACGCTGCTGGACGTGACCGATAATCGTCAGGGTATTGTGCATGTCGTCGGTCCGGAACAGGGGCTGACTCAACCGGGTATGACGATTGTCTGTGGCGACAGCCATACCAGTACCCACGGTGCCTTCGGTTCGATCGCTTTGGGAATTGGTACCAGTCAAGTGGCTCATGTTCTGGCGACCCAGACCATGGCACTGGGACGCCCCAAAGTCCGCCAGGTCAAGGTGAACGGTGAACTTGGACCAGGCGTAACCGCAAAAGATGTCACGCTTTACATCATTCGCAAACTGGGCGTGCAAGGTGGTGTGGGATATGCTTATGAGTATGCAGGCGATGTATTTGACCGCATGACGATGGAAGAGCGGATGACGGTCTGCAACATGAGCATCGAAGGCGGTGCCCGTTGCGGATACATCAACCCCGATCAAACCACTGTCGACTATCTGCGTGGTCGACCTCATGCTCCCCAGGGAGAGGCCTTCGAGAAAGCTGCCGAATGGTGGCTCAGCCTGGCATCAGGCCCGGATGCGGAATTTGACGATGTTGTTGAATTCGACGCAGCTGACATAGAACCGACTGTGACCTGGGGCATCACTCCCGCCCAGTCGGTCGGGGTTTCCGAATCACTGCCTCCCGTTTCCAGCTATCCCGCAGACGAGCAGACGCTGATTAAAGAAGCCTACCGCTACATGGAGCTCGAAGAAAACCAGCCTATCAAAGGTCAGAAAATTGATGTGGCTTTCATCGGTTCCTGTACCAACTCACGCATTTCCGACCTGCGGGAAGCTGCCAAAGTAGTTGAGGGTCGTCATGTCGCAGAGCACGTGAAAGCACTGGTTGTGCCTGGTTCACAGTTAGTACGCCAACAGGCGATCGAAGAAGGACTGGATAAAATCTTCACCGAAGCCGGCTTTGAATGGCGTGAAGCAGGCTGTTCCATGTGCCTGGCCATGAACCCGGACAAACTGGTGGGTAACCAGCTCTGTGCTTCTTCCAGCAATCGAAACTTCAAGGGACGACAGGGAAGCCCGACAGGACGTACTCTGCTGATGAGTCCGACCATGGTCGCTGCTGCGGCCGTCAGCGGTTGCGTGACTGATGTCCGCGAACTGTCAGGTGCAGCAACTGCTTAG
- the ffh gene encoding signal recognition particle protein codes for MFEGLTANLKDALTGLARGGKLTEGNIRDGLRQVRQALLEADVNYEIATSFIERVTEQAVGEKVLKSVRPDEQIIGIVHQELINLMGPVEPGFTFKKSGITILMMCGLQGSGKTTTCGKLARMLKEQGRKPMLVAADLQRPAAIEQLKVIAGQVEVPVHAEAPDGNNAVKVCQNGLSQAKKLGNVDTVILDTAGRLHIDDELMKELEQIERKLQPDQVIFACDAMTGQDAVNSAKAFNEALELDGVILTKLDGDTRGGAALSVKEVTGVPIKFIGVGEALDRLEPFHPDRMAGRILGMGDVVSLVEKAQQQFDEEEAADLQNRMAQGKFSLTDFQKQMATIRKMGPMREIMKMIPGMGGMLDTNPDVDPGAEMKRIDAIIGSMTPAERENPELIDHSRRRRIALGSGSDPSDISRLVKDFNNMAGMMQKMAGMGMRDKMKAMRELSSGGMMDPMGGMTKKKERSKRGGDINKLREKKKKDRKAKKKQRKKNR; via the coding sequence GTGTTTGAAGGATTAACAGCCAATCTGAAAGATGCACTCACCGGTCTTGCCCGGGGCGGAAAGCTCACCGAAGGCAATATCAGGGATGGTTTGCGCCAGGTCAGACAGGCATTGCTGGAAGCAGACGTTAATTATGAAATCGCCACCAGTTTCATTGAGCGGGTTACCGAACAGGCTGTTGGTGAAAAAGTACTCAAATCGGTTCGCCCTGACGAGCAGATTATCGGCATTGTCCATCAGGAACTGATCAACCTGATGGGGCCTGTCGAGCCTGGTTTCACATTCAAGAAATCGGGGATTACGATCCTCATGATGTGTGGTCTGCAGGGGAGTGGTAAAACCACCACCTGTGGTAAGCTGGCCCGCATGCTGAAAGAGCAGGGCCGTAAACCGATGCTGGTGGCTGCCGACTTGCAGCGTCCAGCAGCGATTGAGCAGTTAAAGGTCATTGCCGGACAGGTCGAAGTTCCGGTGCATGCAGAAGCCCCGGATGGCAATAATGCAGTCAAAGTCTGTCAGAACGGTCTGAGCCAGGCGAAAAAACTTGGGAATGTCGATACAGTCATTCTCGATACGGCAGGTCGTCTGCACATCGATGACGAACTGATGAAAGAACTGGAGCAGATCGAACGCAAGCTCCAGCCGGATCAGGTCATTTTTGCCTGCGATGCCATGACCGGTCAGGACGCCGTGAACAGTGCGAAAGCCTTCAACGAAGCGCTGGAACTGGATGGTGTCATCCTCACCAAGCTGGACGGCGACACCCGTGGCGGTGCCGCACTCAGTGTCAAAGAAGTGACCGGCGTTCCCATCAAGTTTATCGGGGTTGGCGAAGCCCTGGATCGTCTGGAACCGTTCCATCCGGACCGGATGGCGGGACGAATTCTGGGAATGGGCGATGTGGTCTCTCTGGTGGAGAAGGCCCAGCAGCAGTTTGATGAAGAAGAAGCGGCTGACCTCCAGAACCGGATGGCTCAGGGGAAATTCAGTCTGACCGACTTCCAGAAGCAGATGGCCACGATCCGCAAAATGGGACCGATGCGTGAAATCATGAAAATGATTCCGGGCATGGGGGGGATGCTGGATACGAATCCGGATGTGGATCCCGGTGCGGAAATGAAACGCATCGATGCAATTATCGGTTCGATGACTCCCGCGGAACGGGAAAATCCCGAGCTGATCGATCACAGTCGTCGGCGTCGGATTGCCCTGGGAAGCGGCTCCGATCCCTCTGATATCAGCCGTCTCGTTAAAGATTTTAATAACATGGCCGGCATGATGCAGAAAATGGCTGGCATGGGAATGCGCGACAAGATGAAAGCCATGCGTGAACTCTCATCGGGGGGGATGATGGATCCCATGGGGGGCATGACGAAGAAAAAAGAACGCAGCAAACGGGGTGGCGACATCAATAAGCTGCGAGAGAAAAAGAAAAAAGACAGAAAAGCCAAGAAGAAGCAGCGGAAAAAGAATCGCTGA
- the rpsP gene encoding 30S ribosomal protein S16 — MAVRIRMKRMGRTHRPFYRICVMDSRKQRDGEAIEEIGTYDTAVADKSQRVTIDMERVDYWMSVGAKPSENVATLIKKVKQNKFGTAAAPAPMQAPKEPPAPEPEAEAGESAEAAETAEAPAEETAAEETPTEE, encoded by the coding sequence GTGGCAGTTCGAATTCGTATGAAAAGAATGGGCCGGACGCATCGCCCCTTCTATCGTATTTGTGTAATGGATTCACGCAAACAACGTGACGGTGAAGCAATCGAAGAAATCGGTACGTATGATACCGCTGTAGCTGACAAGTCCCAGCGCGTCACCATCGACATGGAACGTGTTGATTACTGGATGTCAGTAGGAGCAAAGCCTTCTGAAAACGTGGCAACACTGATCAAGAAGGTCAAGCAAAACAAATTCGGTACTGCTGCGGCACCGGCTCCCATGCAGGCTCCCAAGGAACCACCTGCACCAGAACCGGAAGCAGAAGCTGGCGAATCAGCGGAAGCAGCAGAAACTGCTGAAGCACCTGCCGAAGAGACAGCTGCTGAAGAAACCCCGACAGAAGAGTAA
- the trmD gene encoding tRNA (guanosine(37)-N1)-methyltransferase TrmD has product MRFDILTLFPELFDSYLEQGLLKRAIQNQLVEIQRWNFRDWATDKHASVDDRPYGGGPGMLIGCDTVYQCVEHVQEVIPEPGKLIMLTPQGKTLDQKLAQELSKERQLTLLCGRYEGFDERIRIGLEPMEISAGDFITNGGEVPAMLIIETVIRLIPGVLGDESSAKYDSFSDSGLLEYPQYTRPQNFRGMEVPEVLLSGNHQEIARWRHEQSLQRTRERRNDLLTESESNST; this is encoded by the coding sequence ATGCGATTTGATATTCTGACTTTGTTTCCCGAACTGTTCGACAGCTATCTTGAGCAGGGGTTGCTCAAGCGGGCGATTCAAAATCAGCTGGTTGAGATTCAGCGTTGGAATTTTCGAGACTGGGCCACAGACAAACATGCCTCTGTGGATGACCGCCCCTACGGCGGTGGACCGGGTATGTTGATTGGCTGTGATACTGTCTATCAATGCGTGGAGCATGTTCAGGAAGTCATTCCTGAGCCCGGAAAGCTGATCATGTTGACCCCGCAGGGGAAAACGCTGGATCAGAAACTGGCTCAGGAGTTATCGAAAGAACGGCAACTCACATTATTGTGTGGAAGATACGAAGGGTTCGACGAGCGAATCCGCATTGGTCTGGAGCCAATGGAAATATCGGCAGGCGACTTCATTACCAATGGAGGGGAAGTCCCGGCCATGTTGATTATTGAGACCGTGATCCGGTTGATACCCGGAGTGCTCGGAGACGAGAGCAGTGCCAAGTATGATTCCTTTTCGGATTCAGGGTTGCTCGAATATCCACAGTACACGCGGCCTCAAAACTTTCGTGGAATGGAAGTTCCGGAAGTGTTATTAAGTGGAAATCATCAGGAGATTGCTCGCTGGCGGCACGAACAGAGTCTGCAGCGAACTCGCGAGCGACGAAATGATCTTCTCACTGAGTCGGAATCAAATTCAACCTGA
- the rplS gene encoding 50S ribosomal protein L19, whose translation MQELLKKVEESSLREEPLQFEIGDTVDVHTRIKEGNKERIQVFTGVVIARRGSGTRENFTVRRIVAGEGVERIFPVNSPKIAKLDVKRHGRVRRAKLYYLRDRVGKATRLTERRAKKDEE comes from the coding sequence ATGCAGGAATTATTGAAAAAAGTAGAAGAATCGAGCCTTCGTGAGGAGCCGCTTCAGTTCGAAATCGGCGACACCGTCGATGTTCACACCCGCATCAAGGAAGGTAACAAAGAGCGGATCCAGGTTTTCACCGGTGTGGTCATCGCCCGTCGGGGTAGCGGCACTCGTGAAAATTTCACTGTCCGCCGCATCGTGGCTGGTGAAGGGGTTGAACGTATTTTTCCCGTCAACTCTCCCAAGATCGCCAAGCTGGATGTCAAACGCCATGGTCGTGTTCGTCGCGCCAAACTGTACTACCTGAGAGACCGGGTTGGTAAAGCAACCCGTCTGACCGAACGTCGCGCCAAAAAAGACGAAGAGTAA
- a CDS encoding YraN family protein, which translates to MAGNWFGRLLGDRGERAAVRYLKRQGYQILTRQYRTEAGEIDIIALDQETVVFVEVKTRKSAAKGQPFEAVTEQKQKQLTRLAAAFLKKHHLLKHSARFDVISILWLIEQKQPEIQHFQNAFPPTGDFQLFN; encoded by the coding sequence ATGGCTGGTAACTGGTTTGGCAGGCTGTTGGGAGACCGGGGAGAGCGTGCTGCAGTTCGCTATCTCAAGCGACAAGGCTACCAGATTCTTACCCGCCAGTATCGCACCGAAGCAGGCGAGATCGACATTATTGCCCTGGACCAGGAAACGGTTGTCTTTGTCGAAGTTAAAACTCGCAAGTCAGCTGCGAAAGGGCAACCCTTCGAGGCAGTCACGGAACAGAAGCAGAAACAATTGACCCGCCTGGCAGCGGCCTTTCTCAAAAAACATCATCTGCTGAAACATTCTGCGCGATTCGATGTGATTTCCATTCTCTGGCTGATCGAGCAGAAACAGCCTGAAATACAGCATTTTCAGAATGCCTTCCCTCCCACGGGCGATTTCCAGCTCTTTAACTGA
- a CDS encoding RidA family protein produces the protein MSAEQKAAELGLKFEPIEPGYLNLCIRTGNLLMASGHVSDQKGRLGENVSLEEGIAAARDCAVKILRSVRDEHGTLDGLRVIKLLGCVNSTPDFTDQHLVINGASDLFHELYGKTGDGYHARSALGFAALPTGVAVEVEAIFEIIDA, from the coding sequence ATGTCCGCTGAGCAAAAAGCTGCTGAACTGGGGCTGAAATTTGAGCCCATTGAACCAGGATATCTCAACCTCTGTATCCGGACCGGAAACCTGTTAATGGCATCAGGCCATGTCAGCGATCAGAAAGGTCGTCTGGGGGAGAATGTCAGCCTGGAAGAGGGGATTGCAGCAGCCCGCGACTGTGCCGTCAAGATCCTGCGTTCCGTCCGGGATGAGCATGGCACACTGGATGGTCTGCGCGTCATCAAACTGCTTGGTTGTGTTAACTCGACTCCCGATTTTACTGACCAGCATCTGGTGATTAATGGTGCTTCTGATCTGTTCCACGAACTGTATGGCAAAACAGGTGATGGCTATCATGCCCGCAGTGCCCTCGGCTTTGCAGCTCTGCCCACTGGCGTTGCGGTCGAGGTGGAAGCAATTTTTGAGATTATCGATGCTTAG
- a CDS encoding beta-ketoacyl-[acyl-carrier-protein] synthase family protein — MAGSNQTRVVISGIGVVSPIGIGIDNFWRNICSGVSGIDRLQSIPIENLPSKLAAEVKDFNPDEHLYNKKFIKVMSRDIQLGVSAASDAVKNAGIKRGTVDPERFGVSFGAGHIPTTPDELVEAVNHCAADDSFEVTRWGEDVLGQITPLWMLRQLPNMPACHISIEHNAQGPNNTITSQDSSALLALAEAMRWIKRGAVDCMVVGACTSNINPLDLSRKNLIDLLSRDEDPKRACRPFDRDRNGTILGEGAAAFVVENYEHAVRRGAEIYAEVIGLGAGCDGSSDPRNDTGLMRAVESAMRQSGIMPRELGHINAHGKSTKIDDQVEAHAYHRLFGDDAMKIPITALKSYFGHFDAGSGAVELAASILSLRHGATPATLNYETPDPLCNLDVVHGEVRPLITPTTMSVSRTAFGQSAAAILRAI; from the coding sequence ATGGCTGGGTCAAATCAAACGCGCGTGGTCATTTCCGGAATTGGAGTTGTATCTCCAATTGGTATCGGTATAGACAACTTTTGGCGCAATATATGTTCAGGTGTATCGGGGATTGATCGTCTGCAGTCAATTCCGATTGAGAATCTCCCCTCGAAACTGGCAGCGGAAGTCAAAGACTTCAACCCGGATGAACACCTCTACAACAAAAAATTCATCAAAGTTATGTCGCGAGACATCCAGCTTGGTGTGTCTGCTGCTTCGGACGCTGTGAAAAACGCTGGAATTAAACGCGGAACAGTCGATCCTGAGCGTTTTGGTGTTTCGTTTGGTGCAGGGCACATCCCGACGACTCCCGATGAACTGGTAGAAGCCGTCAATCATTGTGCTGCCGATGATTCGTTTGAGGTCACCCGCTGGGGTGAAGATGTTCTGGGGCAGATTACTCCCCTGTGGATGTTGCGTCAGTTGCCAAACATGCCTGCCTGTCATATCTCAATCGAACACAACGCCCAGGGCCCCAACAATACAATCACGAGTCAGGACTCATCCGCCTTGCTGGCCTTGGCCGAAGCGATGCGGTGGATCAAGCGTGGAGCCGTCGACTGTATGGTCGTTGGTGCCTGCACTTCTAATATCAATCCCCTGGATCTGTCCCGGAAGAATCTGATTGATCTGCTGTCTCGGGATGAAGATCCCAAACGTGCCTGTCGTCCCTTTGACCGTGATCGTAATGGTACGATTCTGGGTGAAGGTGCCGCTGCATTCGTGGTAGAAAACTACGAGCACGCTGTTCGACGCGGCGCAGAAATTTATGCTGAAGTCATCGGCCTGGGAGCAGGCTGTGATGGCAGCTCTGATCCGCGAAATGATACCGGGCTGATGCGGGCTGTCGAATCAGCGATGCGTCAGTCAGGCATTATGCCGCGTGAACTGGGGCATATTAACGCCCATGGAAAGAGCACGAAAATCGATGATCAGGTCGAAGCTCATGCTTATCATCGTCTGTTTGGCGATGACGCCATGAAGATTCCGATTACGGCTCTCAAGAGCTACTTCGGACACTTCGATGCCGGTTCCGGAGCAGTCGAACTGGCAGCCAGTATTCTGTCTCTGCGTCATGGTGCCACTCCCGCGACTTTGAATTACGAAACGCCAGATCCGCTGTGCAATCTGGATGTCGTACATGGTGAAGTGCGTCCGCTCATTACGCCGACCACGATGTCGGTCAGTCGGACCGCCTTTGGTCAGAGTGCTGCCGCGATTCTGCGTGCTATCTAA